One Brachyhypopomus gauderio isolate BG-103 chromosome 15, BGAUD_0.2, whole genome shotgun sequence genomic region harbors:
- the slc4a11 gene encoding solute carrier family 4 member 11 isoform X9 → MKTVRDGGDMRGVTVNSFAEEAPSSGMAKNGYFYQEMEQRDREEQEEGSEDREEGQDSPIPSADDIHLYGNQTHQGGTDSDVHGCVLLNTSRKYVKLMNFEEEVRAHRDLDGFLERASILLHEDEASLDDVLKTMLRHVSQDPHTAEPACNFEEIMSSLFTDAGSQEVNDRSANFLFFDKVHLLSETLQCVTATATGIQYQQSWLCILCNVKNLQRRYVCISRLDRPQNWGENCAEVRYVILILAPHKMKSTKTAMELGRTFASMFSDISFRQKLLESKTQEEFKEALVIQRYHLTATKRKTTTVEEEETDPHSHTPLKSAVSAHLVSLSLLCRGLCCRDFFRVGRGIYEDLCRRLPFYTSDFTDGIVGNNKALVKYMTTSIFLYIAVLLPAIAFGSLNDESTRGEIDVQKTIVGQSIGGVIYSLCAGSPLVIPLTTAPIAIFISVIREICDDYELDFAAFYACIGLWNSLFLIIGGVFNLSLLVKVFKRSIEEVIAMFISIAFVADAVKGTVKIFHKYYHAPTLANGSVEELKRISRGLSVEEMNLTGAGLLSLPESFILCTRARPLLCLLLMLGTLWVGYTLYQFKRSPFLHAKMREILSDCALPISVLIFSYVGSYVFNDIGLPVFDFHEGPVFRVAPLERLSGASVLSAMGLGFLLAVLIFIDQNIVVSLTNAPENSKRVHCITGN, encoded by the exons agCAGAGGGACcgagaggaacaggaggaggggAGTGAAGACCGTGAGGAGGGTCAGGACTCTCCTATCCCATCAGCAGATGACATTCATCTGTATGGCAACCAGACACACCAAGGAGGGACag ACTCTGATGTCCATGGCTGTGTCTTGCTCAACACGTCACGAAAA TACGTAAAGCTGATGAACTTCGAGGAGGAGGTAAGGGCCCACAGAGACCTGGACGGCTTCCTGGAGCGGGCGAGCATCCTGCTCCACGAGGACGAGGCGTCGCTGGACGACGTGCTGAAGACCATGCTGCGCCACGTCTCCCAGGACCCGCACACCGCAGAACCCGCCTGCAACTTCGAGGAGATCATGAGCTCGCTCTTCACCGACGCTGGCTCACAGGAAGTcaatg ACAGGTCGGCAAATTTCCTTTTCTTTGATAAGG TGCACTTGCTGTCCGAGACTCTGCAGTGTGTGACAGCCACAGCTACAGGCATCCAGTACCAGCAGTCCTGGCTGTGTATCCT CTGTAATGTGAAGAACCTGCAGAGGAGATATGTGTGCATCTCTCGACTGGACCGTCCTCAGAACTGGGGAGAGAACTGTGCTGAAGTCCGCTACGTCATCCTAATACTGGCACCTCATAAGATG AAAAGCACCAAGACGGCGATGGAGTTGGGCCGGACGTTTGCGAGTATGTTCTCAGACATCTCGTTCAGACAGAAGCTGCTGGAGAGTAAGACTCAGGAGGAGTTTAAGGAAGCACTAGTGATCCAGAGATACCACCTGACCGCCACCAAGCGTAAGACCACCActgtggaagaggaggagactgACCCCCACAGCCACACGCCGCTTAAG tctgCAGTCTCTGCCCAtcttgtgtctctctctctgctgtgcaGGGGTCTCTGT TGTAGAGATTTCTTCAGAGTGGGCAGAGGGATTTATGAGGATCTGTGTCGACGTCTACCCTTCTACACATCTGACTTCACTGATG gcaTTGTGGGTAATAATAAAGCGCTAGTGAAGTACATGACAACATCTATCTTCCTCTACATCGCTGTTCTACTTCCTGCCATTGCGTTCGGCTCCCTTAATGATGAGAGCACAAGAGGAGAaatag ATGTCCAGAAGACGATCGTTGGGCAGAGTATAGGTGGTGTGATCTACTCTCTGTGTGCTGGCTCTCCACTGGTCATCCCTCTGACCACCGCCCCTATTGCCATCTTCATCAGTG TGATCAGGGAGATCTGTGATGATTATGAGCTGGACTTTGCTGCATTTTACGCTTGTATCGGACTGTGGAACAGCCTCTTTCTCATCATCGGAGGTGTCTTCAACCTGAGCCTACTGGTCAAGGTCTTCAAGAG GTCAATAGAGGAGGTGATAGCTATGTTCATTTCGATTGCTTTCGTAGCAGATGCTGTCAAAGGCACCGTGAAGA TCTTCCATAAGTATTACCATGCTCCTACACTGGCCAACGGCAGCGTAGAGGAGCTGAAGCGAATAAGCAGAGGCCTATCAGTAGAGGAGATGAACCTGACTGGGGCGGGGCTACTGTCCCTCCCAGAATCCTTTATTCTGTGCACACGAGCACGGCCTCTCCTCTGCCTGCTTCTCATGCTGGGCACTCTGTGGGTCGGGTACACACTCTACCAGTTTAAGAGGAG TCCCTTCTTGCATGCGAAGATGAGGGAGATCCTGTCAGACTGCGCTCTCCCCATCTCCGTCCTCATCTTCTCCTACGTGGGTTCATACGTCTTCAACGACATCGGCT tgccAGTGTTTGACTTCCACGAGGGTCCCGTGTTCAGAGTGGCTCCACTGGAGAGGTTGTCCGGGGCCAGTGTGCTGAGTGCTATGGGTCTGGGTTTCCTCCTCGCAGTTCTCATCTTCATCGACCAGAACATCGTGGTCTCCCTCACAAACGCCCCAGAGAACAG TAAACGGGTACACTGTATCACTGGGAACTGA
- the slc4a11 gene encoding solute carrier family 4 member 11 isoform X4: MKTVRDGGDMRGVTVNSFAEEAPSSGMAKNGYFYQEMEQRDREEQEEGSEDREEGQDSPIPSADDIHLYGNQTHQGGTDSDVHGCVLLNTSRKYVKLMNFEEEVRAHRDLDGFLERASILLHEDEASLDDVLKTMLRHVSQDPHTAEPACNFEEIMSSLFTDAGSQEVNDRSANFLFFDKVHLLSETLQCVTATATGIQYQQSWLCILCNVKNLQRRYVCISRLDRPQNWGENCAEVRYVILILAPHKMKSTKTAMELGRTFASMFSDISFRQKLLESKTQEEFKEALVIQRYHLTATKRKTTTVEEEETDPHSHTPLKSAVSAHLVSLSLLCRGLCCRDFFRVGRGIYEDLCRRLPFYTSDFTDGIVGNNKALVKYMTTSIFLYIAVLLPAIAFGSLNDESTRGEIDVQKTIVGQSIGGVIYSLCAGSPLVIPLTTAPIAIFISVIREICDDYELDFAAFYACIGLWNSLFLIIGGVFNLSLLVKVFKRSIEEVIAMFISIAFVADAVKGTVKIFHKYYHAPTLANGSVEELKRISRGLSVEEMNLTGAGLLSLPESFILCTRARPLLCLLLMLGTLWVGYTLYQFKRSPFLHAKMREILSDCALPISVLIFSYVGSYVFNDIGLPVFDFHEGPVFRVAPLERLSGASVLSAMGLGFLLAVLIFIDQNIVVSLTNAPENRLLKGTAYHWDLTLSGLINVLMSVLGLPWMHAAFPHSTLHVRQLAIVEERVEGGHLYETEREGDAGHVSAGQPPDRRERSAAPRPATVDPQTRSLRPLPLHRPHLHRRQSDVRPHGSAAQRADILSSHSLHPEGSTEEDSLLHLSSDGAAAAPLCVWDVPSTVHENDLPSSNVYAHTYQELSAAQDH, encoded by the exons agCAGAGGGACcgagaggaacaggaggaggggAGTGAAGACCGTGAGGAGGGTCAGGACTCTCCTATCCCATCAGCAGATGACATTCATCTGTATGGCAACCAGACACACCAAGGAGGGACag ACTCTGATGTCCATGGCTGTGTCTTGCTCAACACGTCACGAAAA TACGTAAAGCTGATGAACTTCGAGGAGGAGGTAAGGGCCCACAGAGACCTGGACGGCTTCCTGGAGCGGGCGAGCATCCTGCTCCACGAGGACGAGGCGTCGCTGGACGACGTGCTGAAGACCATGCTGCGCCACGTCTCCCAGGACCCGCACACCGCAGAACCCGCCTGCAACTTCGAGGAGATCATGAGCTCGCTCTTCACCGACGCTGGCTCACAGGAAGTcaatg ACAGGTCGGCAAATTTCCTTTTCTTTGATAAGG TGCACTTGCTGTCCGAGACTCTGCAGTGTGTGACAGCCACAGCTACAGGCATCCAGTACCAGCAGTCCTGGCTGTGTATCCT CTGTAATGTGAAGAACCTGCAGAGGAGATATGTGTGCATCTCTCGACTGGACCGTCCTCAGAACTGGGGAGAGAACTGTGCTGAAGTCCGCTACGTCATCCTAATACTGGCACCTCATAAGATG AAAAGCACCAAGACGGCGATGGAGTTGGGCCGGACGTTTGCGAGTATGTTCTCAGACATCTCGTTCAGACAGAAGCTGCTGGAGAGTAAGACTCAGGAGGAGTTTAAGGAAGCACTAGTGATCCAGAGATACCACCTGACCGCCACCAAGCGTAAGACCACCActgtggaagaggaggagactgACCCCCACAGCCACACGCCGCTTAAG tctgCAGTCTCTGCCCAtcttgtgtctctctctctgctgtgcaGGGGTCTCTGT TGTAGAGATTTCTTCAGAGTGGGCAGAGGGATTTATGAGGATCTGTGTCGACGTCTACCCTTCTACACATCTGACTTCACTGATG gcaTTGTGGGTAATAATAAAGCGCTAGTGAAGTACATGACAACATCTATCTTCCTCTACATCGCTGTTCTACTTCCTGCCATTGCGTTCGGCTCCCTTAATGATGAGAGCACAAGAGGAGAaatag ATGTCCAGAAGACGATCGTTGGGCAGAGTATAGGTGGTGTGATCTACTCTCTGTGTGCTGGCTCTCCACTGGTCATCCCTCTGACCACCGCCCCTATTGCCATCTTCATCAGTG TGATCAGGGAGATCTGTGATGATTATGAGCTGGACTTTGCTGCATTTTACGCTTGTATCGGACTGTGGAACAGCCTCTTTCTCATCATCGGAGGTGTCTTCAACCTGAGCCTACTGGTCAAGGTCTTCAAGAG GTCAATAGAGGAGGTGATAGCTATGTTCATTTCGATTGCTTTCGTAGCAGATGCTGTCAAAGGCACCGTGAAGA TCTTCCATAAGTATTACCATGCTCCTACACTGGCCAACGGCAGCGTAGAGGAGCTGAAGCGAATAAGCAGAGGCCTATCAGTAGAGGAGATGAACCTGACTGGGGCGGGGCTACTGTCCCTCCCAGAATCCTTTATTCTGTGCACACGAGCACGGCCTCTCCTCTGCCTGCTTCTCATGCTGGGCACTCTGTGGGTCGGGTACACACTCTACCAGTTTAAGAGGAG TCCCTTCTTGCATGCGAAGATGAGGGAGATCCTGTCAGACTGCGCTCTCCCCATCTCCGTCCTCATCTTCTCCTACGTGGGTTCATACGTCTTCAACGACATCGGCT tgccAGTGTTTGACTTCCACGAGGGTCCCGTGTTCAGAGTGGCTCCACTGGAGAGGTTGTCCGGGGCCAGTGTGCTGAGTGCTATGGGTCTGGGTTTCCTCCTCGCAGTTCTCATCTTCATCGACCAGAACATCGTGGTCTCCCTCACAAACGCCCCAGAGAACAG GCTGCTGAAGGGCACCGCGTATCACTGGGACCTGACGCTCTCGGGCCTGATCAACGTCCTGATGTCCGTGCTGGGTCTTCCCTGGATGCACGCCGCCTTCCCACACTCCACGCTTCACGTGAGACAGCTGGCCATCGtggaggagcgggtggagggCGGACACCTCTACGAGAC TGAGCGTGAAGGAGACGCGGGTCACGTCTCTGCTGGCCAACCTCCTGATCGGCGTGAGCGTTCTGCTGCTCCCCGTCCCGCTACAGTGGATCCCCAAACCCGTTCTCTACGGCCTCTTCCTCTACATCGCCCTCACCTCCATCGACGGCAATCAGATGTGCGACCGCATGGCTCTGCTGCTCAAAGAGCAG acatccTATCCTCCCACTCACTACATCCGGAAGGTTCCACAGAGGAAGATTCATTACTTCACCTTTCTTCAGATGGTGCAGCTGCTGCTCCTCTGTGCGTTTGGGATGTACCCTCTACCGTACATGAAAATGATCTTCCCTCTTCTAATGTTTATGCTCATACCTATCAG GAACTGTCTGCTGCCCAGGATCATTGA
- the slc4a11 gene encoding solute carrier family 4 member 11 isoform X7, translated as MKTVRDGGDMRGVTVNSFAEEAPSSGMAKNGYFYQEMEQRDREEQEEGSEDREEGQDSPIPSADDIHLYGNQTHQGGTDSDVHGCVLLNTSRKYVKLMNFEEEVRAHRDLDGFLERASILLHEDEASLDDVLKTMLRHVSQDPHTAEPACNFEEIMSSLFTDAGSQEVNVHLLSETLQCVTATATGIQYQQSWLCILCNVKNLQRRYVCISRLDRPQNWGENCAEVRYVILILAPHKMKSTKTAMELGRTFASMFSDISFRQKLLESKTQEEFKEALVIQRYHLTATKRKTTTVEEEETDPHSHTPLKCRDFFRVGRGIYEDLCRRLPFYTSDFTDGIVGNNKALVKYMTTSIFLYIAVLLPAIAFGSLNDESTRGEIDVQKTIVGQSIGGVIYSLCAGSPLVIPLTTAPIAIFISVIREICDDYELDFAAFYACIGLWNSLFLIIGGVFNLSLLVKVFKRSIEEVIAMFISIAFVADAVKGTVKIFHKYYHAPTLANGSVEELKRISRGLSVEEMNLTGAGLLSLPESFILCTRARPLLCLLLMLGTLWVGYTLYQFKRSPFLHAKMREILSDCALPISVLIFSYVGSYVFNDIGLPVFDFHEGPVFRVAPLERLSGASVLSAMGLGFLLAVLIFIDQNIVVSLTNAPENRLLKGTAYHWDLTLSGLINVLMSVLGLPWMHAAFPHSTLHVRQLAIVEERVEGGHLYETIVSVKETRVTSLLANLLIGVSVLLLPVPLQWIPKPVLYGLFLYIALTSIDGNQMCDRMALLLKEQTSYPPTHYIRKVPQRKIHYFTFLQMVQLLLLCAFGMYPLPYMKMIFPLLMFMLIPIRNCLLPRIIEAKYLDIMDAQHM; from the exons agCAGAGGGACcgagaggaacaggaggaggggAGTGAAGACCGTGAGGAGGGTCAGGACTCTCCTATCCCATCAGCAGATGACATTCATCTGTATGGCAACCAGACACACCAAGGAGGGACag ACTCTGATGTCCATGGCTGTGTCTTGCTCAACACGTCACGAAAA TACGTAAAGCTGATGAACTTCGAGGAGGAGGTAAGGGCCCACAGAGACCTGGACGGCTTCCTGGAGCGGGCGAGCATCCTGCTCCACGAGGACGAGGCGTCGCTGGACGACGTGCTGAAGACCATGCTGCGCCACGTCTCCCAGGACCCGCACACCGCAGAACCCGCCTGCAACTTCGAGGAGATCATGAGCTCGCTCTTCACCGACGCTGGCTCACAGGAAGTcaatg TGCACTTGCTGTCCGAGACTCTGCAGTGTGTGACAGCCACAGCTACAGGCATCCAGTACCAGCAGTCCTGGCTGTGTATCCT CTGTAATGTGAAGAACCTGCAGAGGAGATATGTGTGCATCTCTCGACTGGACCGTCCTCAGAACTGGGGAGAGAACTGTGCTGAAGTCCGCTACGTCATCCTAATACTGGCACCTCATAAGATG AAAAGCACCAAGACGGCGATGGAGTTGGGCCGGACGTTTGCGAGTATGTTCTCAGACATCTCGTTCAGACAGAAGCTGCTGGAGAGTAAGACTCAGGAGGAGTTTAAGGAAGCACTAGTGATCCAGAGATACCACCTGACCGCCACCAAGCGTAAGACCACCActgtggaagaggaggagactgACCCCCACAGCCACACGCCGCTTAAG TGTAGAGATTTCTTCAGAGTGGGCAGAGGGATTTATGAGGATCTGTGTCGACGTCTACCCTTCTACACATCTGACTTCACTGATG gcaTTGTGGGTAATAATAAAGCGCTAGTGAAGTACATGACAACATCTATCTTCCTCTACATCGCTGTTCTACTTCCTGCCATTGCGTTCGGCTCCCTTAATGATGAGAGCACAAGAGGAGAaatag ATGTCCAGAAGACGATCGTTGGGCAGAGTATAGGTGGTGTGATCTACTCTCTGTGTGCTGGCTCTCCACTGGTCATCCCTCTGACCACCGCCCCTATTGCCATCTTCATCAGTG TGATCAGGGAGATCTGTGATGATTATGAGCTGGACTTTGCTGCATTTTACGCTTGTATCGGACTGTGGAACAGCCTCTTTCTCATCATCGGAGGTGTCTTCAACCTGAGCCTACTGGTCAAGGTCTTCAAGAG GTCAATAGAGGAGGTGATAGCTATGTTCATTTCGATTGCTTTCGTAGCAGATGCTGTCAAAGGCACCGTGAAGA TCTTCCATAAGTATTACCATGCTCCTACACTGGCCAACGGCAGCGTAGAGGAGCTGAAGCGAATAAGCAGAGGCCTATCAGTAGAGGAGATGAACCTGACTGGGGCGGGGCTACTGTCCCTCCCAGAATCCTTTATTCTGTGCACACGAGCACGGCCTCTCCTCTGCCTGCTTCTCATGCTGGGCACTCTGTGGGTCGGGTACACACTCTACCAGTTTAAGAGGAG TCCCTTCTTGCATGCGAAGATGAGGGAGATCCTGTCAGACTGCGCTCTCCCCATCTCCGTCCTCATCTTCTCCTACGTGGGTTCATACGTCTTCAACGACATCGGCT tgccAGTGTTTGACTTCCACGAGGGTCCCGTGTTCAGAGTGGCTCCACTGGAGAGGTTGTCCGGGGCCAGTGTGCTGAGTGCTATGGGTCTGGGTTTCCTCCTCGCAGTTCTCATCTTCATCGACCAGAACATCGTGGTCTCCCTCACAAACGCCCCAGAGAACAG GCTGCTGAAGGGCACCGCGTATCACTGGGACCTGACGCTCTCGGGCCTGATCAACGTCCTGATGTCCGTGCTGGGTCTTCCCTGGATGCACGCCGCCTTCCCACACTCCACGCTTCACGTGAGACAGCTGGCCATCGtggaggagcgggtggagggCGGACACCTCTACGAGAC TATAGTGAGCGTGAAGGAGACGCGGGTCACGTCTCTGCTGGCCAACCTCCTGATCGGCGTGAGCGTTCTGCTGCTCCCCGTCCCGCTACAGTGGATCCCCAAACCCGTTCTCTACGGCCTCTTCCTCTACATCGCCCTCACCTCCATCGACGGCAATCAGATGTGCGACCGCATGGCTCTGCTGCTCAAAGAGCAG acatccTATCCTCCCACTCACTACATCCGGAAGGTTCCACAGAGGAAGATTCATTACTTCACCTTTCTTCAGATGGTGCAGCTGCTGCTCCTCTGTGCGTTTGGGATGTACCCTCTACCGTACATGAAAATGATCTTCCCTCTTCTAATGTTTATGCTCATACCTATCAG GAACTGTCTGCTGCCCAGGATCATTGAGGCCAAATACCTGGACATCATGGACGCCCAGCACATGTAA
- the slc4a11 gene encoding solute carrier family 4 member 11 isoform X2, with product MEPNKVLHFVPSEAPSSGMAKNGYFYQEMEQRDREEQEEGSEDREEGQDSPIPSADDIHLYGNQTHQGGTDSDVHGCVLLNTSRKYVKLMNFEEEVRAHRDLDGFLERASILLHEDEASLDDVLKTMLRHVSQDPHTAEPACNFEEIMSSLFTDAGSQEVNDRSANFLFFDKVHLLSETLQCVTATATGIQYQQSWLCILCNVKNLQRRYVCISRLDRPQNWGENCAEVRYVILILAPHKMKSTKTAMELGRTFASMFSDISFRQKLLESKTQEEFKEALVIQRYHLTATKRKTTTVEEEETDPHSHTPLKSAVSAHLVSLSLLCRGLCCRDFFRVGRGIYEDLCRRLPFYTSDFTDGIVGNNKALVKYMTTSIFLYIAVLLPAIAFGSLNDESTRGEIDVQKTIVGQSIGGVIYSLCAGSPLVIPLTTAPIAIFISVIREICDDYELDFAAFYACIGLWNSLFLIIGGVFNLSLLVKVFKRSIEEVIAMFISIAFVADAVKGTVKIFHKYYHAPTLANGSVEELKRISRGLSVEEMNLTGAGLLSLPESFILCTRARPLLCLLLMLGTLWVGYTLYQFKRSPFLHAKMREILSDCALPISVLIFSYVGSYVFNDIGLPVFDFHEGPVFRVAPLERLSGASVLSAMGLGFLLAVLIFIDQNIVVSLTNAPENRLLKGTAYHWDLTLSGLINVLMSVLGLPWMHAAFPHSTLHVRQLAIVEERVEGGHLYETIVSVKETRVTSLLANLLIGVSVLLLPVPLQWIPKPVLYGLFLYIALTSIDGNQMCDRMALLLKEQTSYPPTHYIRKVPQRKIHYFTFLQMVQLLLLCAFGMYPLPYMKMIFPLLMFMLIPIRNCLLPRIIEAKYLDIMDAQHM from the exons agCAGAGGGACcgagaggaacaggaggaggggAGTGAAGACCGTGAGGAGGGTCAGGACTCTCCTATCCCATCAGCAGATGACATTCATCTGTATGGCAACCAGACACACCAAGGAGGGACag ACTCTGATGTCCATGGCTGTGTCTTGCTCAACACGTCACGAAAA TACGTAAAGCTGATGAACTTCGAGGAGGAGGTAAGGGCCCACAGAGACCTGGACGGCTTCCTGGAGCGGGCGAGCATCCTGCTCCACGAGGACGAGGCGTCGCTGGACGACGTGCTGAAGACCATGCTGCGCCACGTCTCCCAGGACCCGCACACCGCAGAACCCGCCTGCAACTTCGAGGAGATCATGAGCTCGCTCTTCACCGACGCTGGCTCACAGGAAGTcaatg ACAGGTCGGCAAATTTCCTTTTCTTTGATAAGG TGCACTTGCTGTCCGAGACTCTGCAGTGTGTGACAGCCACAGCTACAGGCATCCAGTACCAGCAGTCCTGGCTGTGTATCCT CTGTAATGTGAAGAACCTGCAGAGGAGATATGTGTGCATCTCTCGACTGGACCGTCCTCAGAACTGGGGAGAGAACTGTGCTGAAGTCCGCTACGTCATCCTAATACTGGCACCTCATAAGATG AAAAGCACCAAGACGGCGATGGAGTTGGGCCGGACGTTTGCGAGTATGTTCTCAGACATCTCGTTCAGACAGAAGCTGCTGGAGAGTAAGACTCAGGAGGAGTTTAAGGAAGCACTAGTGATCCAGAGATACCACCTGACCGCCACCAAGCGTAAGACCACCActgtggaagaggaggagactgACCCCCACAGCCACACGCCGCTTAAG tctgCAGTCTCTGCCCAtcttgtgtctctctctctgctgtgcaGGGGTCTCTGT TGTAGAGATTTCTTCAGAGTGGGCAGAGGGATTTATGAGGATCTGTGTCGACGTCTACCCTTCTACACATCTGACTTCACTGATG gcaTTGTGGGTAATAATAAAGCGCTAGTGAAGTACATGACAACATCTATCTTCCTCTACATCGCTGTTCTACTTCCTGCCATTGCGTTCGGCTCCCTTAATGATGAGAGCACAAGAGGAGAaatag ATGTCCAGAAGACGATCGTTGGGCAGAGTATAGGTGGTGTGATCTACTCTCTGTGTGCTGGCTCTCCACTGGTCATCCCTCTGACCACCGCCCCTATTGCCATCTTCATCAGTG TGATCAGGGAGATCTGTGATGATTATGAGCTGGACTTTGCTGCATTTTACGCTTGTATCGGACTGTGGAACAGCCTCTTTCTCATCATCGGAGGTGTCTTCAACCTGAGCCTACTGGTCAAGGTCTTCAAGAG GTCAATAGAGGAGGTGATAGCTATGTTCATTTCGATTGCTTTCGTAGCAGATGCTGTCAAAGGCACCGTGAAGA TCTTCCATAAGTATTACCATGCTCCTACACTGGCCAACGGCAGCGTAGAGGAGCTGAAGCGAATAAGCAGAGGCCTATCAGTAGAGGAGATGAACCTGACTGGGGCGGGGCTACTGTCCCTCCCAGAATCCTTTATTCTGTGCACACGAGCACGGCCTCTCCTCTGCCTGCTTCTCATGCTGGGCACTCTGTGGGTCGGGTACACACTCTACCAGTTTAAGAGGAG TCCCTTCTTGCATGCGAAGATGAGGGAGATCCTGTCAGACTGCGCTCTCCCCATCTCCGTCCTCATCTTCTCCTACGTGGGTTCATACGTCTTCAACGACATCGGCT tgccAGTGTTTGACTTCCACGAGGGTCCCGTGTTCAGAGTGGCTCCACTGGAGAGGTTGTCCGGGGCCAGTGTGCTGAGTGCTATGGGTCTGGGTTTCCTCCTCGCAGTTCTCATCTTCATCGACCAGAACATCGTGGTCTCCCTCACAAACGCCCCAGAGAACAG GCTGCTGAAGGGCACCGCGTATCACTGGGACCTGACGCTCTCGGGCCTGATCAACGTCCTGATGTCCGTGCTGGGTCTTCCCTGGATGCACGCCGCCTTCCCACACTCCACGCTTCACGTGAGACAGCTGGCCATCGtggaggagcgggtggagggCGGACACCTCTACGAGAC TATAGTGAGCGTGAAGGAGACGCGGGTCACGTCTCTGCTGGCCAACCTCCTGATCGGCGTGAGCGTTCTGCTGCTCCCCGTCCCGCTACAGTGGATCCCCAAACCCGTTCTCTACGGCCTCTTCCTCTACATCGCCCTCACCTCCATCGACGGCAATCAGATGTGCGACCGCATGGCTCTGCTGCTCAAAGAGCAG acatccTATCCTCCCACTCACTACATCCGGAAGGTTCCACAGAGGAAGATTCATTACTTCACCTTTCTTCAGATGGTGCAGCTGCTGCTCCTCTGTGCGTTTGGGATGTACCCTCTACCGTACATGAAAATGATCTTCCCTCTTCTAATGTTTATGCTCATACCTATCAG GAACTGTCTGCTGCCCAGGATCATTGAGGCCAAATACCTGGACATCATGGACGCCCAGCACATGTAA